The Streptomyces achromogenes DNA segment CCTCGAAGGTCGACGCGGCCTCCGACCACGCCGCCCTCTACACGGACGTCGACCTGTAGGCGCGCACGAAGCAGCTCCAGGCGTCCGCGCCGAAGAGGAGCACACCCCGGTCCGGATCCTTGCTGTCCCGAACCGGGACGAGGGTGGGGACGCCTGCGGCGACCTCGACACAGTTGCCGCCGTCCGAGTTGCTGTAGCTGCTCTTGCGCCACGTCACACCGGTCAGGTCGATGGCTCGCACGGCACTTCCTCCAGCACTCGCAAGATGAACATCCGTGACTCGGCAGGGCTGAGCGCCAGGTCACGCACCGCATCATATGTGCGGTGCAAACGCTCCACCTTGCCTGCTTCCTCTACCAGTTCACCGCGCACGTCGTTTTCTGTATAGGCCACGGTACGGCCATCCAGAAGCCTCAGGAACATGGAGTCAGTGCTGTCCAAGCCGTGCAGCCCGGCGCCGAACGGCAACACGTGCAGGGCGACGTTCGGGCGCTCCGCAGCCTCCAGCAGATGTTCCAACTGTCCACGCCATTCCCT contains these protein-coding regions:
- a CDS encoding DUF397 domain-containing protein yields the protein MRAIDLTGVTWRKSSYSNSDGGNCVEVAAGVPTLVPVRDSKDPDRGVLLFGADAWSCFVRAYRSTSV